One stretch of Streptomyces agglomeratus DNA includes these proteins:
- a CDS encoding ABC transporter permease, with protein sequence MRATLRWAHADLRTHRGEALFIVLATAGIIVSLLLAGALLSYAANPWQRVFNESRGAHVWIHTSPSADVARLARLDGVDALSGPYRTARTTVRSQGAEAAVELRGAAPDRPETGRPLVASGRWLDPGTAGGIVLESSVARALWAGPGDTLSLPAADGASVRRLTVVGVADSAESPYRPGDRPGTGWVLPGEPALTDAPDERTGQVVGVRLDHPDDTDFAVQRAVTALGADEVTEVSNWHQARAEAQSDSRLLGLLLGVFGLGALLAAALAVTGAISTRVRGHLRDIAVLKAIGFTPGQVVRIFLVQHLAFALSGVVLGTALVEALGARTPGRIGEAVGVWRDLPGHTAVLLALPAATLLFIGAATGLAAWRAGRVPPVPALRGAGPVGGGLPGVARRALRLNVPPAAVLAWHNAFGHRARSLASVVRLALPVLLVTVALSAWSTLDSFQGRAGGNGAAGELTARAADGLKDREVRTVLDAEPGIAAVHPGVEVAALVPGQTGTIALRGLGTRADPYPFAPVEGRAPQGPDEAVAGQGLLDHLDIGVGDWVRMTVGGRPQILHIVGRSIEPENAGRVVTTDLDTLRERDPSLEPAFYQLRLRPDADTAAVGEQLSLALGGRLDAARATGPGDGLSPARGVVVGLIAVLALIGLTELLTMIGAGVRERERDLLALKAMGLTPRQVTSMIVTSAALTALAAALAGTALGVLLGGGLIDAQGRSSGIGAGIAQAPSVPALLVVVATAVLGAMAASALPATRATHRRPADTLTTAA encoded by the coding sequence GTGCGGGCCACCTTGCGCTGGGCACACGCCGATCTGCGCACGCACCGCGGCGAGGCGCTTTTCATCGTTCTCGCGACCGCCGGGATCATCGTCTCGCTGCTCCTGGCGGGCGCGCTCCTCAGTTACGCCGCCAACCCCTGGCAGCGCGTGTTCAACGAGTCGCGCGGCGCCCACGTGTGGATCCACACCAGCCCGTCCGCCGACGTGGCGCGGCTGGCCCGACTCGACGGTGTCGACGCGCTCTCCGGTCCGTATCGCACCGCACGTACGACCGTGCGGTCGCAGGGCGCCGAGGCCGCTGTCGAGCTGCGCGGCGCCGCCCCGGACCGCCCGGAGACGGGCCGCCCCCTGGTCGCTTCGGGGCGCTGGCTCGACCCGGGCACGGCGGGCGGCATCGTCCTGGAGAGCAGCGTGGCCCGCGCCCTGTGGGCCGGGCCCGGGGACACCCTTTCGCTGCCGGCTGCCGACGGGGCGTCCGTACGCCGCCTCACCGTGGTCGGTGTCGCGGACAGCGCGGAGTCGCCGTACCGGCCGGGCGACCGGCCGGGGACCGGCTGGGTGCTGCCCGGCGAACCGGCGCTCACGGACGCGCCGGACGAGCGCACCGGGCAGGTCGTCGGCGTACGGCTCGACCATCCGGACGACACGGACTTCGCCGTGCAGCGGGCGGTCACCGCGCTCGGCGCCGACGAGGTCACGGAGGTCTCCAACTGGCACCAGGCACGGGCCGAGGCGCAGAGCGACAGCCGGCTGCTCGGCCTGCTCCTGGGCGTCTTCGGCCTCGGCGCACTGCTGGCCGCCGCGCTGGCGGTGACCGGCGCGATCAGCACCCGGGTGCGCGGCCACCTGCGGGACATCGCCGTCCTGAAGGCGATCGGCTTCACTCCCGGGCAGGTGGTACGCATCTTCCTGGTCCAGCACCTCGCCTTCGCCCTGTCCGGTGTCGTCCTCGGGACGGCGCTCGTGGAGGCACTGGGCGCCCGGACTCCGGGCCGGATCGGCGAAGCGGTCGGCGTGTGGCGGGACCTCCCCGGCCACACCGCGGTGCTCCTGGCCCTCCCCGCCGCCACTCTCCTGTTCATCGGCGCCGCGACCGGCCTCGCCGCGTGGCGGGCGGGGCGCGTGCCGCCCGTACCGGCGCTGCGGGGTGCCGGGCCGGTGGGCGGCGGGCTGCCGGGCGTGGCCCGGCGCGCGCTGCGGCTGAACGTCCCGCCCGCCGCCGTACTGGCCTGGCACAACGCGTTCGGTCACCGGGCCCGTTCGCTGGCCTCGGTCGTCCGGCTGGCGCTGCCGGTCCTGCTGGTCACGGTCGCGCTGAGCGCCTGGTCCACGTTGGACAGCTTCCAGGGCAGGGCGGGAGGCAACGGTGCGGCGGGGGAACTGACGGCTCGCGCGGCGGACGGTCTGAAGGACCGCGAGGTACGGACCGTCCTGGACGCGGAGCCGGGCATCGCCGCGGTGCACCCGGGCGTGGAGGTCGCCGCGCTGGTTCCGGGCCAGACGGGCACGATAGCCCTGCGCGGTCTCGGTACGCGGGCGGACCCGTACCCCTTCGCTCCCGTCGAGGGGCGGGCGCCGCAGGGTCCGGACGAGGCGGTCGCGGGCCAGGGGCTGCTCGACCACCTCGACATCGGGGTCGGTGACTGGGTGCGGATGACGGTCGGCGGCCGGCCACAGATCCTGCACATCGTGGGCCGGTCCATCGAGCCGGAGAACGCCGGCCGGGTGGTCACCACGGACCTCGACACGCTCCGGGAGCGCGACCCCTCGCTGGAACCCGCCTTCTACCAGTTGCGGTTGCGCCCGGACGCGGACACGGCGGCGGTGGGCGAACAGCTGTCGCTCGCTCTGGGCGGCCGCCTGGATGCCGCCCGGGCGACCGGGCCGGGCGACGGGCTGAGTCCCGCACGGGGGGTGGTCGTCGGCCTGATCGCGGTGCTGGCGCTGATCGGCCTGACGGAGCTGCTGACCATGATCGGTGCGGGCGTGCGCGAGCGTGAGCGGGATCTGCTCGCGCTGAAGGCGATGGGGCTGACCCCGCGCCAGGTCACGTCGATGATCGTGACGTCCGCCGCCTTGACGGCGCTGGCCGCCGCGCTGGCCGGTACGGCGCTGGGCGTACTGCTGGGCGGCGGGCTGATCGACGCACAGGGGCGGTCGAGCGGGATCGGCGCGGGCATCGCCCAGGCCCCGTCCGTGCCCGCCCTGCTCGTGGTGGTGGCGACAGCGGTCCTGGGAGCGATGGCGGCCTCCGCCCTCCCCGCCACGCGGGCGACCCACCGCCGCCCGGCGGACACCTTGACCACAGCGGCCTGA